One window of Psychrobacillus sp. FSL H8-0483 genomic DNA carries:
- the pheT gene encoding phenylalanine--tRNA ligase subunit beta, with amino-acid sequence MLVSTKWLADYVNTQGLDPKELGEKITRSGIEVDAVIDRSQGMTNVVVGYVKECVKHPEADKLNICQVDVGDETTQIICGAPNVAAGQKVIVARPGAVLPGGMKIKKAKLRGEESNGMICSLQELGIEGRLVAKAYAEGIYVLPETATAGESVLPLLGLDDTILELGLTPNRSDALSMLGVAYEVGAILSEDMKYPEATYTESNEKASDYLSLRVDADIENPMYVAKVVKNVVVKESPLWLQHRLMAAGVRPHNNVVDITNYVLMEYGQPLHAFDYDRLETKEIVVRLANEGEKIVTLDDQERTLKSNHLVITNGKEPVAIAGVMGGANSEVHEGTTTVVIESAYFVGGSVRQTSKDHNLRSDASARFEKGVDPNRVIPAAERAASLLAELAGGEVLAGSIVVDELDKTPAEVVVSPDFINNRLGMKISLEEMTSILTRLKFDFEAANGYLYIKAPTRRQDIKIKEDIVEEIARMYGYDEIPMTLPVEESKPGGLTSYQAKRRQVRAYLEGAGLYQAITYSLTSKEMSQKFALETAPVTELLMPMSEERSILRQSLIPHLLEAVTYNTARQADTVALYEVGSVFLGETESGLPHEQEHLAAVIAGKWLDHSWQAEKKVVDFFVLKGIVEGLMELLGHTSELTFERSVVDGLHPGRTASIKLAGEEIGLIAQLHPSEQKARDLKETYVMELNLAKVLNKEVETLYYAPVSKFPSITRDIALVVDSEKASGELQAIIQLSGGRLLKGVHLFDLYEGEKMEPGKKSVAFSLTYFDPERTLTDEEVVNAHNKVLKALAEQAGAELRG; translated from the coding sequence ATGTTAGTTTCTACGAAATGGTTAGCAGATTATGTGAATACACAAGGACTTGATCCAAAAGAATTGGGTGAAAAAATTACTCGTTCAGGTATTGAAGTCGATGCAGTAATAGATCGCTCTCAAGGAATGACAAATGTAGTAGTCGGTTATGTGAAGGAATGTGTGAAGCATCCAGAAGCAGACAAGTTGAATATTTGTCAGGTAGACGTTGGAGATGAAACAACACAAATTATTTGTGGAGCTCCAAACGTTGCAGCTGGTCAAAAAGTTATCGTTGCTCGTCCAGGAGCAGTGCTTCCTGGTGGCATGAAAATTAAAAAAGCAAAACTTCGTGGGGAAGAATCAAATGGTATGATTTGTTCGCTTCAAGAACTTGGAATTGAAGGCAGACTGGTAGCAAAAGCATATGCAGAAGGTATTTATGTGCTTCCAGAAACAGCAACTGCTGGAGAAAGCGTACTTCCTTTATTGGGGTTAGACGATACAATCCTAGAGTTAGGCTTAACACCAAACCGTTCAGATGCTCTAAGTATGCTTGGAGTAGCTTATGAAGTTGGGGCAATTCTATCAGAGGATATGAAATATCCAGAAGCAACATACACAGAAAGTAACGAGAAAGCTTCTGATTACTTAAGCTTACGTGTAGATGCTGATATAGAAAATCCAATGTACGTAGCAAAAGTAGTGAAAAATGTAGTGGTAAAAGAATCACCACTATGGTTACAGCACCGACTTATGGCTGCTGGCGTTCGTCCACATAATAACGTAGTAGACATTACGAACTATGTGCTAATGGAATATGGTCAACCACTTCATGCGTTTGATTATGACCGACTGGAAACAAAAGAAATTGTCGTTCGTCTTGCAAATGAAGGAGAAAAAATTGTCACGCTTGATGATCAAGAGCGTACGCTAAAATCTAATCATTTAGTTATTACAAATGGCAAAGAGCCAGTTGCTATTGCTGGTGTTATGGGTGGTGCTAATTCAGAGGTGCATGAAGGAACAACAACGGTTGTCATCGAATCTGCATACTTTGTTGGCGGATCCGTTCGCCAAACTTCTAAGGACCATAACTTACGTAGTGATGCGAGTGCCCGTTTTGAAAAAGGTGTCGATCCGAATCGTGTTATTCCAGCTGCAGAACGTGCGGCAAGTCTTCTTGCAGAGCTTGCTGGTGGAGAAGTCCTAGCTGGTTCAATAGTAGTTGATGAGTTAGATAAAACTCCAGCTGAAGTAGTTGTGTCGCCTGACTTTATTAATAATCGTTTAGGAATGAAAATTTCATTAGAAGAAATGACTTCTATATTAACTAGACTTAAATTTGATTTCGAAGCGGCAAATGGATACTTGTATATTAAGGCACCAACTCGTCGTCAAGATATTAAAATTAAAGAAGATATTGTAGAAGAAATTGCTCGTATGTATGGGTACGATGAAATTCCAATGACATTACCAGTGGAAGAATCAAAACCAGGTGGATTAACATCTTATCAAGCAAAACGTCGTCAAGTTCGCGCTTACTTGGAAGGTGCTGGTCTTTATCAAGCCATTACGTATTCATTAACATCAAAAGAAATGTCTCAAAAATTTGCATTAGAAACTGCTCCAGTAACTGAGTTATTAATGCCAATGAGTGAAGAACGCAGTATCCTTCGTCAAAGCTTAATCCCGCATTTACTAGAGGCTGTTACGTATAATACGGCTCGCCAAGCGGATACAGTTGCTCTTTATGAAGTAGGTTCCGTATTCCTAGGTGAAACAGAATCAGGCTTACCTCATGAGCAAGAGCATTTAGCAGCTGTAATTGCAGGTAAATGGTTAGATCATAGCTGGCAAGCTGAGAAAAAAGTTGTCGATTTCTTCGTATTAAAAGGAATTGTCGAAGGATTAATGGAACTACTTGGACATACAAGTGAGCTTACATTTGAACGTTCAGTAGTAGACGGGTTACATCCTGGACGTACTGCTTCCATCAAGTTAGCTGGAGAAGAGATTGGGCTTATCGCTCAATTACACCCATCTGAGCAAAAAGCACGTGACTTAAAAGAAACGTATGTAATGGAATTGAATTTAGCAAAAGTATTAAATAAAGAAGTGGAAACATTATACTATGCACCAGTTTCTAAATTCCCATCCATTACTCGTGATATTGCATTAGTAGTGGACAGCGAGAAAGCTTCTGGCGAACTACAAGCAATTATTCAGTTATCTGGTGGAAGATTATTAAAAGGTGTACATCTATTCGATTTATATGAAGGAGAAAAAATGGAGCCAGGCAAAAAATCGGTTGCATTCTCTCTCACATACTTCGATCCAGAACGTACCCTTACAGATGAAGAAGTAGTAAATGCACATAACAAAGTATTAAAAGCACTTGCAGAGCAAGCAGGAGCAGAGTTACGAGGATAA
- the pheS gene encoding phenylalanine--tRNA ligase subunit alpha has protein sequence MEAQLQQLKEEAIQKIAASQNVKELNDVRVAYLGKKGPITDLLKGMGKLPAEERPKMGALVNVVREEVTEVLEARMTLLQDQAIQEQLEKESIDVTLPGRPVKTGNHHPLTRVVEEIEDLFISMGYEIAEGPEVEKDYYNFEALNLPKGHPARDMQDSFYISEDILLRTHTSPVQARTMEAKEGKPIKIICPGKVYRRDNDDATHSHQFTQIEGLVIGENIRMSDLKGTLSVFAKKMFGDDREIRLRPSFFPFTEPSVEMDISCFKCGGSGCNVCKKTGWIEILGAGMVHPNVLEMAGYDSKKLSGFAFGMGPERIAMLKYGVEDIRHFYTNDVRFLSQFHRTEV, from the coding sequence ATGGAAGCACAACTTCAACAGTTGAAAGAGGAAGCAATTCAAAAAATTGCAGCTTCTCAAAATGTAAAAGAATTAAATGATGTGCGTGTTGCATATTTAGGTAAAAAAGGACCGATTACGGACTTACTAAAAGGAATGGGTAAACTTCCTGCAGAAGAACGTCCGAAAATGGGGGCATTAGTAAATGTAGTACGTGAAGAAGTAACAGAAGTACTTGAAGCTCGCATGACATTGCTTCAAGACCAAGCGATCCAAGAACAGTTAGAAAAAGAATCTATTGACGTAACATTACCAGGGCGTCCAGTGAAAACAGGTAATCATCATCCACTTACTCGTGTAGTAGAAGAGATTGAAGATTTATTTATTAGCATGGGATATGAAATTGCGGAAGGTCCGGAAGTGGAAAAAGACTATTATAATTTTGAAGCTTTAAACTTGCCAAAAGGTCATCCAGCTCGTGATATGCAAGATTCTTTCTATATTTCAGAGGATATTCTTCTTCGTACACATACTTCTCCAGTACAAGCTCGTACAATGGAAGCAAAAGAAGGCAAGCCGATTAAAATCATTTGTCCAGGTAAAGTGTACCGCCGTGACAATGATGATGCGACACATTCACACCAATTTACACAAATCGAAGGACTTGTAATTGGGGAAAATATTCGCATGAGTGATCTAAAAGGAACACTTTCTGTCTTTGCGAAGAAAATGTTCGGTGATGATCGTGAAATCCGTCTTCGTCCAAGTTTCTTCCCGTTCACAGAGCCATCTGTTGAAATGGATATTTCTTGCTTTAAATGTGGCGGAAGTGGCTGTAACGTTTGTAAGAAAACAGGGTGGATTGAGATTTTAGGTGCTGGTATGGTACATCCAAACGTACTTGAAATGGCTGGCTATGATTCGAAAAAACTATCTGGGTTTGCATTCGGTATGGGTCCAGAGCGTATTGCAATGTTGAAATATGGAGTGGAAGATATTCGTCATTTCTATACGAATGATGTGCGTTTCTTATCGCAATTCCACCGAACAGAAGTGTAA
- a CDS encoding RNA methyltransferase, whose amino-acid sequence MKRIESPQNSLVKHWKKLLSVRKERDKTGEFIIEGFHLVEEAIKQKENVLTIMISDTSEIPVNWDVENIEMVEINDVIKKELAETEHTQGIFAHCKQQTVVDQEQTNWSRLLLIDAVQDPGNIGTMIRTADAAGIDAVILGKGSADAYNSKTLRSAQGSHFHIPVVKGDLHDWVDQLKNRQVPVFGTAFENSTPFNAVKKGDTFALIVGNEGSGIHAELLQKTDQNIIVPLLGQAESLNVAVATGILLYGLTLK is encoded by the coding sequence ATGAAACGAATTGAATCTCCACAAAATTCACTGGTGAAGCATTGGAAAAAATTATTAAGTGTTAGAAAAGAACGGGATAAAACAGGTGAATTTATTATTGAAGGTTTTCACTTAGTAGAGGAAGCAATTAAACAAAAAGAAAACGTGCTTACGATTATGATAAGTGATACTAGTGAGATTCCAGTGAATTGGGATGTAGAAAATATTGAAATGGTTGAAATCAATGATGTCATAAAAAAAGAACTTGCTGAAACAGAGCATACACAAGGTATATTTGCTCACTGTAAACAACAAACTGTGGTTGATCAAGAGCAAACGAACTGGAGTCGCCTATTATTAATTGATGCCGTTCAAGATCCAGGTAATATTGGCACAATGATACGCACGGCAGATGCTGCAGGAATAGACGCAGTGATTCTTGGAAAAGGATCTGCGGATGCATATAATTCCAAAACACTACGATCTGCACAAGGATCTCATTTTCATATTCCTGTAGTAAAAGGGGATCTACACGATTGGGTGGATCAGTTGAAAAATCGACAAGTGCCAGTTTTCGGAACTGCATTTGAAAATTCTACACCGTTTAATGCAGTTAAAAAAGGTGATACGTTTGCGTTAATCGTTGGGAATGAAGGAAGCGGCATACATGCTGAGCTACTACAGAAAACGGATCAGAATATTATAGTACCCCTTTTAGGTCAAGCTGAATCATTAAACGTAGCAGTTGCAACCGGAATTCTTCTATATGGATTAACATTAAAATAA
- the sspI gene encoding small acid-soluble spore protein SspI — translation MDFQIREAITANLKGNSTTDIREVVEDAIQRGEEHLLPGLGVIFEKWWKMADDTKRNSVLNELATAFK, via the coding sequence TTGGATTTTCAAATTCGAGAAGCAATAACTGCAAATTTGAAAGGCAATTCGACAACTGATATTCGAGAGGTAGTCGAAGATGCCATTCAAAGAGGAGAAGAACATTTACTACCTGGACTTGGAGTAATCTTTGAAAAATGGTGGAAAATGGCGGATGATACAAAACGAAATTCCGTATTAAATGAACTCGCAACCGCATTCAAATAA
- a CDS encoding NAD(P)-dependent alcohol dehydrogenase yields the protein MPKNITFEQAAAVPCAAQTALQALRDVAKIKSGHKVLIYGASGGVGHFAIQLANYYGAEVTAVCSTSNLQWVKDLGAHYVIDYTKEDFTNNGQKYDIILDAVSKTTFFSCLRSLAENGVYITENPLYPMYHPVQLLVGSLIGRKKAKLHLTNPNDMDLEFMRGLIEEEKVKPIIEKCYLLDQIVEAHKHVESGRTKGKVVLQIISQLECVDP from the coding sequence ATGCCGAAAAACATAACCTTCGAACAGGCTGCAGCCGTGCCATGTGCTGCTCAAACAGCTCTTCAGGCGTTGCGAGATGTAGCAAAGATAAAATCGGGACATAAGGTTTTGATCTACGGAGCTTCGGGCGGTGTCGGGCACTTTGCAATTCAGCTTGCCAATTACTACGGGGCTGAAGTAACCGCGGTTTGCAGCACCTCGAATCTGCAGTGGGTGAAAGATCTCGGTGCACATTACGTGATCGATTATACGAAAGAAGACTTCACAAATAACGGACAAAAGTACGATATCATACTGGATGCTGTTAGTAAAACGACCTTTTTTAGTTGTTTACGTTCACTAGCTGAGAATGGTGTCTATATAACAGAAAACCCCCTCTATCCTATGTATCACCCAGTTCAGTTATTGGTTGGTTCCTTAATCGGTCGAAAGAAAGCTAAGCTGCATCTTACAAATCCTAATGACATGGATCTAGAATTCATGCGTGGGCTTATAGAGGAAGAGAAAGTAAAACCAATTATAGAGAAGTGTTATCTCTTGGATCAAATCGTAGAGGCTCATAAGCATGTAGAAAGTGGACGTACAAAAGGGAAGGTAGTCCTTCAAATCATATCTCAATTAGAATGCGTTGATCCTTAA
- a CDS encoding sodium-dependent transporter: MKTSEQWSSKIGFILSAAGSAIGVGAIWKLPYVTGISGGGAFFLLFILFSLFIGFPLLLAEFVIGRSTQKEAVSAYRTLAPNTKWHWIGKLGVFTCFLLLSFYSVIGGWIVIYFAKGLFGGIISEGADYGSIFNDTIGNPMLVIGAQFAFLAFTVVVVAKGIQNGIEKVSKILMPALFILFFVLIIRSLTLDNAMEGVKFFLAPDFASITSQSILYAMGQAFFSLSVGVSVMVTYSSYLSKKESLIQPAISIVSMNLFIALLAGLAIFPAVFSLGLEPAEGPGLLFVVLPAVFDQIIFGEAFLLGFLALFLFATLTSAFSMLEIIVASLVKGKEEKRTKYAYIVGVLIFAVGVPSALSYSVFEDIIIFSKNIFDSADYLVSNILMPLGVFLISIFVPLKIKKSKLREEVLQHSSLGATAFNIWFFIMRYIIPLVIIIVFLDITGILDKIISIF; the protein is encoded by the coding sequence ATTAAAACATCAGAGCAATGGTCATCTAAGATTGGATTTATTTTATCTGCAGCAGGGTCAGCTATAGGAGTAGGCGCAATATGGAAGCTGCCCTATGTGACTGGCATCAGTGGAGGGGGAGCATTCTTTCTACTGTTTATCCTTTTTTCATTATTCATAGGTTTTCCGCTGTTATTAGCAGAGTTTGTCATTGGTAGAAGCACTCAAAAGGAAGCAGTTAGTGCTTATCGTACTTTAGCTCCAAATACTAAATGGCATTGGATCGGCAAGTTAGGGGTATTCACATGTTTCCTTCTATTGTCTTTTTATAGTGTAATTGGTGGCTGGATTGTTATATATTTTGCAAAAGGTTTGTTTGGTGGAATTATTAGTGAAGGCGCAGATTATGGATCTATTTTTAACGACACAATTGGAAATCCAATGTTAGTTATCGGAGCTCAATTTGCATTCCTAGCCTTCACAGTTGTAGTTGTAGCAAAAGGGATTCAAAATGGAATTGAAAAAGTAAGTAAAATTTTGATGCCCGCTTTATTTATCCTATTTTTTGTTCTTATCATTCGTTCACTTACACTTGATAATGCTATGGAAGGTGTGAAATTCTTCTTAGCACCTGATTTCGCAAGTATCACATCTCAAAGTATTCTGTATGCAATGGGACAAGCTTTCTTCTCCCTAAGTGTCGGTGTATCAGTAATGGTTACTTATAGTTCGTATCTTTCAAAAAAAGAAAGTTTAATTCAACCGGCTATTTCAATCGTTTCAATGAATTTATTCATCGCTTTATTAGCAGGTTTAGCAATCTTCCCAGCTGTATTTTCATTAGGTTTAGAACCTGCTGAAGGACCTGGTTTGCTGTTTGTTGTATTACCTGCTGTTTTTGATCAAATCATCTTTGGAGAAGCTTTTTTATTAGGATTTTTAGCCTTATTTTTATTTGCCACATTAACCTCGGCATTTTCTATGTTAGAAATTATTGTAGCTTCATTAGTTAAAGGAAAAGAAGAGAAGAGAACAAAATATGCTTATATTGTTGGTGTTTTAATATTCGCAGTTGGAGTTCCATCTGCATTATCATATAGTGTTTTTGAAGATATTATCATCTTCTCAAAGAATATATTTGATTCCGCAGATTATTTAGTTAGTAATATATTAATGCCACTCGGCGTATTTTTAATCTCTATTTTCGTACCACTTAAGATTAAGAAGAGTAAATTACGTGAAGAAGTATTACAGCATTCTAGTTTGGGTGCTACTGCATTTAACATTTGGTTCTTTATCATGAGATATATTATTCCGTTAGTAATTATCATCGTATTCCTTGATATAACTGGAATACTAGATAAAATTATTTCTATCTTTTAA
- a CDS encoding S-layer homology domain-containing protein gives MRTIYILLFSILFMVFIPNAYGNVLAASDTTNKIQEVTMDAKFTDVSDAYWAKNEIMQLVDMGIMTGDRDLQFRPDLFVTVEEAEVVLTKAFKLEPHMLRNYLLGDKKDFVTMKQVEAALEHAINVTETEENNSSLLEGKSELVSLLSTPSINKNNFSNLNNTIDRATFAVMLHEALVKSGAINTIKNYSLKNLSFSNNYSPLHSEANLMKVSFDEHPIYLRSTENIVFTNHTRIDNSFSRDNDYTYDVGMNGATIELTVRSFDNGDYFLFSKIDNPTNSAVAVDVIQKENQVDSLELFRYDRYEIKRSSKDVFGSDITSYPTGLLRFVKQDGTVEERMVGQSYISKQLSLTYPNNGQSYMRDLLAEKEALSYAQVGETLMSIHTLESEGKDIVEQWYLNADNPLFSSNEHMENWMLESSENYKKRNKWYTADGQYSKMATTTEPMPESGQGYGRILLLQKEDRALVLYNQQKDRYFENLIYNSFVNLKNFKGDKGYWETEVTSTYLKSLYEITAPFIDTRFNEQIALFYYNSADAFGIENGKEPLRNYADLLVSQKSKGNVIPVDDESYYISDYFPVVQDTTTHASMNHVLGGMNILLMAYNEFHDEKYLEAAHAIQTAIAKDKDDWIRDNGDIWYRISPVQDYKGDDYKHLTLEDLINSYKLWKDIDPTYLPLLEEMIASKASYLSNENLGYTSKIKNGLADIGLMQYLPVGNEQTDAL, from the coding sequence ATGAGAACAATTTATATTTTATTATTTTCAATATTGTTTATGGTATTTATTCCGAATGCTTATGGAAACGTACTTGCAGCTAGCGATACTACCAACAAGATTCAAGAAGTTACAATGGACGCAAAATTTACAGATGTCTCCGATGCATACTGGGCAAAAAATGAAATTATGCAACTTGTAGACATGGGAATAATGACTGGGGATCGAGATTTACAATTTCGACCCGATTTATTTGTGACAGTCGAAGAAGCAGAAGTAGTATTGACAAAAGCATTTAAACTAGAGCCACATATGTTAAGAAATTATCTCTTGGGAGATAAGAAAGACTTTGTAACGATGAAGCAAGTAGAAGCTGCACTAGAACACGCAATTAACGTGACAGAAACAGAGGAGAATAATAGTTCGCTTCTTGAAGGAAAAAGTGAATTAGTATCCCTACTTAGCACACCCTCCATTAATAAAAATAATTTCTCAAATTTGAATAATACGATCGATCGTGCTACATTCGCAGTTATGTTACATGAAGCACTAGTTAAAAGTGGAGCCATAAATACGATTAAGAATTACTCCCTAAAGAATTTATCGTTTTCAAATAATTACAGTCCACTCCATTCAGAAGCAAATTTAATGAAAGTTTCGTTTGATGAACACCCAATTTATTTAAGATCGACTGAAAATATTGTGTTTACAAATCATACAAGAATTGATAATTCATTTTCACGTGATAATGATTATACCTATGATGTAGGTATGAACGGTGCGACAATTGAGTTAACTGTTCGTTCTTTTGATAATGGGGATTACTTTTTATTTTCCAAAATCGATAATCCAACTAACTCTGCTGTAGCAGTTGATGTTATTCAAAAGGAAAATCAAGTTGATTCATTAGAACTCTTCCGTTATGATCGCTACGAAATTAAACGCAGTAGTAAGGATGTTTTTGGAAGTGATATCACGTCTTATCCAACAGGATTACTTCGCTTTGTGAAGCAAGATGGTACAGTAGAAGAGCGTATGGTAGGTCAATCGTATATATCTAAACAGTTATCTTTAACGTATCCGAATAATGGACAAAGCTATATGCGCGATTTGCTTGCTGAAAAAGAAGCGTTATCGTATGCACAAGTTGGTGAGACATTAATGTCCATTCATACATTGGAATCTGAAGGTAAAGATATTGTTGAACAGTGGTACTTGAATGCAGATAATCCATTATTTTCTAGTAATGAGCATATGGAAAACTGGATGCTCGAATCGTCGGAGAACTACAAAAAGCGTAATAAGTGGTACACCGCAGACGGTCAATACAGTAAAATGGCTACAACAACCGAACCAATGCCAGAGTCTGGTCAAGGATACGGACGAATTTTATTATTACAAAAAGAGGATCGCGCATTAGTCTTATATAATCAACAAAAAGACCGTTATTTTGAGAACTTAATCTATAATTCTTTTGTTAACTTAAAGAACTTTAAAGGTGACAAGGGATATTGGGAAACAGAAGTAACAAGTACGTATTTGAAAAGTTTATATGAAATTACCGCTCCATTTATTGATACACGCTTTAACGAACAAATTGCGTTGTTTTATTATAATAGTGCGGATGCATTTGGAATTGAAAATGGAAAAGAGCCCCTTCGTAATTATGCAGACTTACTTGTATCACAGAAAAGTAAAGGCAATGTCATTCCAGTAGATGATGAATCTTATTACATTTCTGATTACTTCCCAGTCGTGCAAGATACCACAACACATGCTTCCATGAATCATGTGTTAGGAGGTATGAATATATTACTAATGGCTTACAATGAGTTTCATGATGAGAAATATTTAGAGGCGGCACATGCCATTCAAACAGCGATTGCAAAGGATAAGGATGATTGGATTCGAGATAACGGGGATATTTGGTACCGTATTTCTCCAGTTCAAGATTATAAAGGTGACGACTATAAGCACCTTACTTTAGAGGATTTAATTAATTCGTATAAGCTTTGGAAAGATATAGACCCAACCTATTTACCGTTACTGGAGGAAATGATTGCTTCCAAAGCATCCTATTTATCGAATGAAAACCTAGGGTACACATCGAAAATTAAAAATGGATTAGCTGATATCGGGTTAATGCAATACCTTCCAGTAGGAAATGAGCAAACGGACGCATTATAA
- the argF gene encoding ornithine carbamoyltransferase, with product MKLLEWVNLKIVDSLKGKDLLTLFDYSKEEIEDLIQLAVDLKNLTKAGKCPPLLEGKTLGMIFEKHSTRTRISFEVGMKQLGGNGMFMHARDLQIGRGESVYDTGHVLSGYLDGIMIRANSHEMVKELAEHASIPVINGLTDIYHPCQALADILTIHEVKGYTKGLKIAYIGDGNNVAHSLVIAAAYMGMHIAVATPVGYEANEGIIEKAKAIALENGGSLFVSNDPVEAAVNADIIYTDVWTSMGQEEETEKRLADFKEFQINDGLVANAKSDYMFLHCLPAHREEEVTTSVIDGPNSYIFQQAENRLHAQKAVLASVMA from the coding sequence ATGAAATTATTAGAATGGGTGAACTTAAAAATTGTCGACAGTTTAAAAGGAAAAGACTTATTGACGCTTTTTGATTACTCAAAAGAGGAGATAGAAGATTTAATTCAGCTTGCAGTTGATTTGAAAAATCTAACAAAAGCGGGAAAATGCCCCCCTCTTTTAGAAGGTAAAACATTAGGGATGATTTTTGAAAAACATTCTACACGAACTAGAATTTCCTTTGAAGTCGGCATGAAACAATTAGGTGGAAATGGTATGTTTATGCATGCGCGTGATTTGCAAATCGGTCGTGGGGAATCGGTTTATGATACAGGGCATGTATTATCTGGTTATTTAGATGGGATTATGATTCGTGCCAATTCGCATGAAATGGTGAAAGAGCTTGCTGAACATGCAAGTATTCCTGTCATTAACGGATTAACGGATATTTATCATCCATGCCAAGCTCTTGCGGACATTTTAACGATTCATGAAGTGAAGGGATATACGAAAGGTTTGAAAATTGCATATATCGGGGATGGGAATAATGTAGCGCACTCCTTAGTTATAGCAGCCGCATACATGGGTATGCATATTGCAGTAGCAACTCCGGTTGGATATGAAGCGAATGAAGGCATTATCGAAAAAGCAAAAGCAATTGCTTTAGAAAACGGTGGTTCGTTATTTGTATCGAATGATCCAGTAGAAGCTGCAGTGAATGCGGATATTATTTATACAGATGTTTGGACATCTATGGGGCAAGAAGAGGAAACGGAGAAGCGTTTAGCTGACTTTAAAGAATTCCAGATCAATGATGGACTAGTAGCCAATGCAAAATCAGACTATATGTTTTTACATTGCTTACCTGCGCATCGAGAGGAAGAGGTTACTACATCTGTAATTGATGGGCCAAACTCATATATTTTCCAACAAGCTGAAAATCGTTTGCACGCTCAAAAAGCGGTACTTGCTTCCGTAATGGCATAA
- a CDS encoding M42 family metallopeptidase, translating to MTKLDETLTMLKELTDAKGIPGNEREPRQVMEKYITPFADKIEYDNLGSLIAEKVGDANGPKIMVAGHLDEVGFMISKIDDKGFLSFQTVGGWWSQVMLAQRVTIVTRKGDTITGVIGSKPPHILTPDARSKAVDVKDMFIDIGASSKEEAMEWGVLPGDMVVPYFEFSVMNNEKLLLAKAWDNRIGCAIAIDVLKGLKDEKHPNIVYGVGNVQEEVGLRGAKTSTVKVNPDIGFAVDVGIAGDTPGITAKESTSKMGAGPQIVLFDASMVSHKGLRDFVVDTAEENNIPYQFEMIPGGGTDAGSMHISLNGVPSLSIGVATRYIHSHAGILHRDDYENTVKLIVEVIKKLDRDTVNKITFD from the coding sequence ATGACGAAGTTAGATGAAACCTTAACAATGTTGAAAGAATTAACAGATGCGAAAGGGATTCCAGGGAATGAGCGTGAACCTCGCCAAGTGATGGAAAAGTACATAACACCTTTTGCTGATAAAATAGAGTACGATAATTTAGGGAGCTTAATCGCTGAAAAAGTAGGCGATGCGAACGGTCCTAAAATTATGGTAGCAGGACATTTAGATGAAGTAGGATTTATGATTTCCAAAATTGATGATAAAGGATTTTTAAGCTTCCAAACGGTTGGAGGCTGGTGGTCACAGGTTATGCTTGCTCAGCGAGTAACAATTGTTACGCGTAAAGGAGACACAATTACAGGTGTGATTGGCTCAAAACCGCCACATATTTTAACACCGGATGCACGAAGTAAAGCAGTAGATGTAAAAGATATGTTCATTGATATAGGTGCCTCTTCCAAAGAAGAAGCAATGGAATGGGGAGTGTTACCGGGAGATATGGTCGTACCTTATTTCGAATTCTCTGTGATGAACAATGAAAAACTATTACTTGCAAAAGCATGGGATAACCGCATTGGTTGTGCCATTGCAATCGACGTATTAAAAGGGTTAAAGGATGAAAAACATCCGAATATTGTATACGGAGTTGGAAATGTGCAAGAAGAGGTTGGCCTTCGTGGTGCAAAAACTTCTACCGTAAAAGTAAATCCGGATATCGGCTTCGCAGTAGATGTAGGTATTGCAGGGGATACACCTGGAATAACAGCGAAAGAATCGACAAGTAAAATGGGTGCAGGTCCACAAATTGTGTTATTCGATGCGTCTATGGTGTCACACAAGGGATTACGTGATTTCGTTGTAGATACTGCGGAAGAAAACAACATACCATATCAATTTGAAATGATACCTGGTGGGGGAACAGATGCAGGTTCTATGCATATTTCTTTAAATGGTGTTCCATCATTGTCGATTGGAGTTGCTACTCGATATATTCATTCTCATGCAGGGATTCTACATCGCGATGATTATGAAAATACAGTCAAATTAATCGTAGAAGTAATTAAAAAATTAGATCGCGATACAGTGAACAAAATTACATTTGATTGA